From the Limanda limanda chromosome 7, fLimLim1.1, whole genome shotgun sequence genome, the window agagaacaGAACGGACAACACAAAATCTCCAGTTTAGAATCTAAAAAGAAGGTGAGACAGtttttgtaatgtaatgtataatATAAGGAGAAATTATGTCCTCTGTATGGACCACCTGcacctttttaaaattatttcagCACCGGTCTAATACAGGTTGTCCTCTGTATCTGATCTTTAGGCCACCTCTACATCGGATCATGTCAGAGGCAAACATTTAAGTCAAATTTGTATGACTCCACCCTGGCTATACCCTTGCCTCTTAAACGAtatatctcaggaacacctctAGGGAATCCTTTCAGCTTCAGTACAAACTGCCACTTGGACTCAAAAATGAACTggttagattttggtggtcgaaggttaaaggtcaaggtcatggtgacctcacAAAAACCTTTTCTGCCTTGTGAATGTGTTATCTTCAAAAAATGCTTTGAGGAATTAAATgattccagaaatctgtctgtatgtggaatgcatATCTCGAGAACCCTTCATATTATCAGCTTCTCACCTGGAATGTGTATTGTAAatggcccaaggaagtgcaatGTTGCATTTGATACGATTTGGACATGTggtatgttaaatattaatcaaCTTTGAATATACAGACAACCAGCACCCTGTATCAGCAGAGCCTGGGAATCATCAACGTAAGCGATATTGTCGATCAAAACAAGAGTGTGTTCACGACAGACGACTCTACAGCTCACGGTTCTGTTTACAGACTCGAGCTTCACCGAACTTTGAATAAAGGTTGAAcagctgtttgtgcagcagcgctGGCTTCAGGGTTCTGGGGATTGAGTTCCACAGCTGGTCTTTAGTTGCCACGACTCAATTTCTGCAGGGTCATTTTACAGCTTCAGAAAGAATGCTGATGgatgcagctttctttctgctCACATAGATTTGGGTGGTCAAGGGTCTCAGggacctcacaaaacatgttttagcctctatctcaagtctgtctataggaaatgtcttcaaattttgaGCAGTGGTCACTTGGACTCTAGGATGAAGTGATTATATTTCAGGGGTCAAAGTTTACTGTGACCTCATATTAGAGTGGAAGGAAAATGTATGTAGACTGAAATTGTACTGGATAGTGGAGGCAAACAACCACTGTGTGGTATTTCAAGTTTCCTCTTGTTGTGAAGTGCTGTATTAAATCCCTCTGACTCTCTGTGCAGAAGCCTGCTGCTACTCTGTCCACTGGTCACTCTGTTCGACCTGCGCCAGGAGAGTCCAGCCAATGTTCAGACTTGTCTTGCTACAAAAAAACATCACCTCCCCTGTCAGCCACCCAGCGGGTGCCTGAGGTGCAAGGCTCTGAGCTGCCCCTGCTGCCACACAGCTTCCTGCCCAGTGTTCCCGACCAGTGGAACATTGAGGACGTCTACGAGTTCATCTCCTCTCGACCAGGTGGGCGCTACCTCAGCTGTCACAGGGCTACTTTAGGCTACATCCAAAACTCAGCTACCTTGAGTTACATGAGATTTCTGGATTAGTATTTTTTCTGTAATCGCCTAACTGGTTTGAAGTGGATGAGACGGTGGAAGAGACAGTGAATGTTAgaatcaaaaatagaaaattgtTTGCTGATGTTTGCACGTAACTTTATAACTATTCAGGGCTGTAACATGTCTGACAGTCAATTTGATGGCAAATAAAAGCCAAGTAGTTGGAAGAAGGTGAAAGCTGTGAGTCACGTTGAAGCAGGGCTAGCTTGCATATGGTGATTTCCTGGAGCCACGATATACCAGTGTCAACTCGATTTATATCTATCTAACTAATCCCATTGGAGAACTTtcatgtgtctgtttttgtccaactctcactgtgaaagacacaaagagggagaggtTTTCCATGAGGGTCCACTTTATCAAAATCTCTGTAATTGAAATTGGGGCATGACTTGGATGTTAGGGAGTTATGTGGTGGTGATAGATGAGAATGTTTCAGTCTATATTAGGTGGTGTTATTATGTGGTTACAGCTGCGCATGACACTAGACAAACCTTTTCTGTGCTCAATACATCAGTAAATatgtaaaatctaaaaaaaattgcaaaactGTTGTTAACTTAGCCCAAATGATGATGATACGGTGGACAGAATATTGCGTTTGCagtaattttatatatatttaagtttattttagtCAAATCAATTTTCAGATTTTTCCAATGCTGACAATCAGAGATGTACTATCTGGTTGTCTATACCACTGatggttgttttattttggttttctttgtgACAATTGGTTAACAAATCACTAATGGGTTTAATGTGTCTCCTCCCAGCTTAGTACATGACATTGGCCTGCCCACTCAGAGGTTAAAGGACATTTCTGATTTCCGATACAAGATCTGATTCAAGATCTGTATCTTTATTCCTTTCATTAATACGAATCTTCAAACACTGATACATTTTGTGATTCTATTAGCAACCATGGAAGTAAGGAAGGAAAAATGATGTAGATGGACATCATGCTGATGATACTGAGACATGAATCCAGTGGGGTTTGTGTGCATGGCCGTGGTGTAAACTGACTGTTGTTGGGTTGTGGCTGCAGGTTGTCTGGAGATTGCTGAGGAGTTCCGCTCACAGGAGATCGATGGacaggctctgctgctgctgaaggaggatCATCTCATGGCAACCATGAACATCAAACTGGGCCCTGCACTCAAGATCTTTGCAGAGATTAGCATGCTCAAAGACTCATAGCCTACTCCATGCACACGCACAGACGTACACAGCTCTGGACAATGTGCTCAGGATCCCACACGCTAACTACCTGAGTTGAGTTCAGGTTCTGGGTCGGAGTTGTTTGTTGGGTTGTTTTGTCAAGGCCTGCTGAGCACAAGGACACTAGCTTGAAAGGGTGGACTGACCTTTTACACTGATGACTTCACCCTGGCACTCCATCAAGTTCACTAAACTGTGACAAGAACAGGGTTTCATTGAGTACGTGATTCTTTCTTGTTAAGTATTCCTGTGCTCCTGCTGGAGACATTTAAGGTTAGCACCTGATTTGTTCTGGTATTTTCCACAGATGCACTGCTGCGGTCTCTTTGAACTCTGGACAGTTCATTCACTAAGTTGCTCATAGAAAAGACTACCGGGATACTATTGAAAATACAGACTACCTGCTTAAAGT encodes:
- the phc2a gene encoding polyhomeotic-like protein 2 gives rise to the protein MTSGNGKTNSSQHNGERKPAQALVTSQILTHLIEGFVIQEGAEPFPVEHPSFSIESLRRNTADSKMDNLSPKELKSQQEPMLTCELCGRVDFAYIFKRSKRFCSTVCAKRYNVGCTKRVGLFPNRKTTLGNMKKQREQNGQHKISSLESKKKKPAATLSTGHSVRPAPGESSQCSDLSCYKKTSPPLSATQRVPEVQGSELPLLPHSFLPSVPDQWNIEDVYEFISSRPGCLEIAEEFRSQEIDGQALLLLKEDHLMATMNIKLGPALKIFAEISMLKDS